A single Lactuca sativa cultivar Salinas chromosome 8, Lsat_Salinas_v11, whole genome shotgun sequence DNA region contains:
- the LOC111919683 gene encoding cyclic pyranopterin monophosphate synthase, mitochondrial: MYLRRASLMLHKSRRPFSSSSSSHDIASTIDELNKEMEFVFGEAPPTSLTGSSESQPISQDSEITPVEKIKMEMENESKLSHISVKGEAQMVDVSDKDISTRVAIASCKVILGKKVYDLVSANQVAKGDVLSVAKIAGITGAKQTSNLIPLCHNINLTHVGVDLRLNPCDYCVEIRGEAASTGKTGVEMEALTAVTLAGLTVYDMCKAASKHIQITDVRLEHKTGGKSGDWSREKKQ; the protein is encoded by the exons ATGTATCTTCGTCGGGCATCATTGATGTTACATAAATCAAGAAGGCCgtttagcagcagcagcagcagccatGATATTGCCAGCACCATTGATGAGCTTAATAAG GAGATGGAATTTGTTTTTGGTGAAGCTCCGCCTACAAGTCTTACTGGTTCCAGTGAAAGTCAACCTATATCCCAAGACTCGGAGATTACACCtgttgaaaaaataaaaatggaaatGGAAAATGAATCAAAACTGAGCCATATTAGTGTGAAAGGTGAAGCTCAAATGGTGGATGTGTCTGACAAGGATATTAGCACGAGAGTTGCAATTGCAAGCTGTAAAGTTATTTTGGGGAAGAAAGTATATGACTTAGTTTCTGCCAACCAGGTTGCAAAGGGAGATGTTCTTAGTGTAGCAAAGATAGCTGGAATAACAGGAGCAAAACAGACTAGTAATCTTATCCCACTATGCCACAATATCAACTTAACTCATGTTGGTGTTGATTTACGATTAAACCCTTGTGATTATTGTGTTGAAATACGAGGGGAGGCTGCTTCAACAGGGAAAACTGGGGTTGAGATGGAAGCATTGACAGCAGTTACTCTTGCTGGGTTAACTGTTTATGATATGTGTAAGGCTGCATCAAAACATATTCAGATTACAGATGTACGATTGGAACATAAAACTGGAGGGAAGAGTGGGGATTGGTCTAGGGAGAAGAAACAATGA
- the LOC111919685 gene encoding uncharacterized protein LOC111919685 — protein MNFAASLCRRLTVSNLVTKIPVYSSARDVTGDGLSMIFRRWATKKTAGSTKNGRDSKPKMLGVKKFGGERVVPGNIIVRQRGTRFHPGDYVGMGKDHTLYALKEGCVKFERHKLSGRKWIHVEPKEGHVLHPIYVKGAPESNTTS, from the exons ATGAATTTTGCAGCTTCTTTGTGTAGAAGATTAACCGTTAGCAACCTGGTTACAAAAATTCCTGTCTACAGTTCTGCAAGAG ATGTAACTGGAGATGGATTAAGCATGATATTCAGACGTTGGGCCACCAAAAAAACAGCAGGGTCAACAAAAAACGGACGTGACTCAAAACCCAAGATGCTTGGTGTCAAGAAGTTTGGTGGCGAG AGAGTGGTACCTGGGAATATCATTGTGAGACAAAGAGGCACTCGTTTCCACCCAGGAGATTATGTTGGAATGGGAAAAGATCATACACTTTATGCTTTGAAAGAAGGGTGTGTGAAATTTGAACGCCATAAGCTTAGTGGACGCAAGTGGATCCATGTTGAGCCCAAAGAAGGCCATGTACTTCACCCAATTTACGTGAAAGGTGCACCAGAGTCAAACACCACATCTTAG